The sequence CCATTCTTTACAACCAAGCCAGTTGGTAAAGGCACGGGTCTTGGTTTATCTATCAGTTATCAGATTATAGTTGAAAAGCATGGCGGTCAATTGCATTGCTTTAGTCAGCCTGGAGAAGGTACGGAATTTGCGATCGAGATACCACTCCAGCAGCAGGGGTTAGGGGCTAGGCTTCGACGTGAGCGACTTCGGCGTGAGCGCTCAGTCGAACGCTCAGCCGAACGGGACTAGGGGCAGAGGGGCAGAGGGGCAGAGGCTTCGACGTGAGACGTTCGGCGAGCGCTCAGTCGAGTCGCGCTCAGCCGAACGGGGCAGAGGAGAAATTTTCTTGACAACTGACAACTGACAACTGACAACTGACCACTGACCACTGACAACTGACAACTGACAACTGACAACTGACCACTGACAACTGACCACTGACAACTGACCACTGACCACTGACCACTGACTAATTCCGCCATTTTTGTGCGAACTGTACCAAAACTGCTTTAGAAATTTGCCCTTGCAGCCACTCTAAAGCCTCGTTTTGATCGGACAAGTCACCATAATACTTGCAAACATTAACCAGAGTTAAAGGTTGCGGTTGCACTGCTACAGGCGATGATTGGTTACGCCATCTTTTAGTAAACTCATCCATTATGGGTTTAGAAATTTCCCCTTGCAACCATTCTAGAGCTTCATTTTGTTCGCTCAAGCCTTTATAAGACTTGCAAGCATCAATAAGAATCAAAGCTTCTGATGGTAGTGGTTCTGGCGGCGGTGAAGTAATCAGATATTTCCAAGTTTTTGCCTCTACCACTCCATCCACAGTCAAACCTTTAGATTTTTGAAACGCGCTTACAGCAGCTTCTGTATTGGCACCAAAAATGCCATCAATAACCCCAGGATTAAAACCCCAAGCTTTGAGATACAGCTGCACATCTTTGACTTTCAATACCCTTGAGCCTTTCTTTAAAGGTGTGGTTGGTGGAGCTAATTTCTCACCAACAGCTTTCCGCAAACGGGGTAGCTGACTGTATAGCCAGTCGCCAGGGCAATCAGTTGCTTTAAAATCGCGATGTCCTTTAATATTGTCAGGATTGATATTGTAGGTAGAGCAAAGAGAAGCGCACAAATCTACCAGACTGTTCCATTGAGCCACTCCCATCTTATGGGTCATGAAATTGCCTTCATTTTCAATCCCCGGTGATTCGTTTGCCGCCTTATTTCCTGCATGGGCCGATCGAACGCAATGTCCTTTGACAATTGCTGCTAAAGTACCTTGTCTTCCCTCTAGCAAAAATCCGTCAATTGTATTCAAAAAATTGTGTCCGGAATCGTTCCAGCCGTTAGTATCCATGTGGGAGTGTTGAATACTCCTGGCTAGCTGTTTTGCTCCCTCCAATGTTCCGGTTCTTACGTACTTAGTGTGCTAAAATGTTATGAAAATGCCATAAGAGTAAAGCCCGTATTTCAAAATTATTAAAATTTCTAAATCCAAATCCACAACGTTTTAACAATTTTAATTTATTATTAATTCCTTCTACTATCCCGTTCGTTGTCCTTTTTTCAAAATACCCTAATACCTCTGGGAACCATCGCTTAATTGTTGCTACACTATTTCGATAATATGGTTCGGCTTTCTTTAACCAGTCAATTAGTCCTAATGTCCCTTCTCCCAGAGATTTACTATTTTCAAATAATTCGTGAAACTCTTCTTTTAATGAGTGCATAATTTTCACCTTCGGTGAAGCTTCTTTTACTTGCTCTAATTTTTCTTTTTGCTTTTCAGA comes from Argonema galeatum A003/A1 and encodes:
- a CDS encoding N-acetylmuramoyl-L-alanine amidase, whose protein sequence is MDTNGWNDSGHNFLNTIDGFLLEGRQGTLAAIVKGHCVRSAHAGNKAANESPGIENEGNFMTHKMGVAQWNSLVDLCASLCSTYNINPDNIKGHRDFKATDCPGDWLYSQLPRLRKAVGEKLAPPTTPLKKGSRVLKVKDVQLYLKAWGFNPGVIDGIFGANTEAAVSAFQKSKGLTVDGVVEAKTWKYLITSPPPEPLPSEALILIDACKSYKGLSEQNEALEWLQGEISKPIMDEFTKRWRNQSSPVAVQPQPLTLVNVCKYYGDLSDQNEALEWLQGQISKAVLVQFAQKWRN
- a CDS encoding ISL3 family transposase, encoding LVDLERHKLVGLVSCRTQSEIEKVMQQWGEKVLFQIEEVSMDMTGNYKSLVHKICPNTEVTVDRFHVTKIVHSELNQARIDQKKTAESLNAKERDKLFSSLKGSKYTLLKAENKLSEKQKEKLEQVKEASPKVKIMHSLKEEFHELFENSKSLGEGTLGLIDWLKKAEPYYRNSVATIKRWFPEVLGYFEKRTTNGIVEGINNKLKLLKRCGFGFRNFNNFEIRALLLWHFHNILAH